Proteins encoded in a region of the Balaenoptera ricei isolate mBalRic1 chromosome 19, mBalRic1.hap2, whole genome shotgun sequence genome:
- the TLE7 gene encoding transducin-like enhancer protein 7 translates to MSEEKEEASFSILTIYDEPEKRGNVPESPGISSQDEHHAQSQLGEACGPPQQPPGSPRQHDLAYQEMISPQQWAPQALDRSELQAPQLSEAESEEAEPGLSSPPGSEFGQPCPSPRPSEEVWSLLRAIPPVPDEVVVRQMTPRKSWKVGKLRHGKKVYSLAISSSTHHVYTCGHGYIRVWDESALHAWDHAPQAQLNLQDRQNCVLTCKLSPDERSLITGGLSQTLTLWDLAPTPRVRAQLASTGPMCYSLAVSSNAQICLACFKGFVEIWDLQNQILIRKHEVPIYGSRCVDIVGNKFWTGGEDTRLYSWDLRSYQRLQQHDLQHEILSITHDPSEEWLLVGLRMSDIVILHTHRREKFKAVLQKYVYHHNLKFASCGSYFVATLDESIHCLAAPSLQRLFQVEESTDILCCDVSSDNQYLVTGSRNSATVYQLLY, encoded by the exons ATGagtgaagagaaggaagaggcctCATTCAGTATACTCACAATTTATGATGAACCAGAGAAGAGGGGGAACGTGCCCGAGAGCCCTGGCATTTCCTCCCAGGACGAGCACCATGCACAGTCCCAGCTGGGCGAAGCGTGTGGTCccccccagcagcccccaggcTCCCCGAGGCAGCATGACCTGGCTTATCAGGAGATGATAAGTCCACAGCAGTGGGCCCCCCAGGCCCTGGACAGGTCTGAGCTGCAGGCCCCTCAGCTCTCCGAGGCAGAATCAGAAGAAGCAGAGCCTGGCCTCAG CTCCCCACCAGGATCCGAGTTCG GTCAGCCTTGTCCTTCACCTCGTCCCAGTGAAGAAGTCTGGTCATTGCTCAGGGCAATt CCTCCTGTTCCAGATGAAGTGGTGGTCAGGCAAATGACCCCACGTAAGTCCTGGAAGGTTGGCAAACTCCGCCACGGAAAGAAAGTCTACTCCCTGGCCATCAGCAGCTCTACTCACCACGTGTACACGTGCGGCCATGGCTACATCAGGGTGTGGGATGAGAGTGCCCTGCATGCCTGGGACCACGCCCCCCAGGCCCAGCTGAACTTACAG GACCGTCAGAACTGTGTCCTCACCTGCAAGCTGTCCCCCGATGAGCGAAGCCTGATCACGGGGGGTCTGTCCCAGACCCTGACTCTCTGGGACCTGGCGCCCACCCCCCGCGTCAGGGCACAGCTGGCCTCCACAGGCCCCATGTGCTATTCCCTGGCTGTCTCCTCCAATGCCCAGATCTGCTTGGCTTGTTTCAAAGGATTTGTTGAGATTTGGGATTTGCAGAACCAAATCTTGATCAG GAAGCACGAAGTCCCCATATACGGGTCCCGATGTGTGGACATCGTGGGCAATAAGTTCTGGACGGGAGGTGAAGACACCAGACTGTATTCCTGGGACCTGAGGAGCTACCAGAGGCTGCAGCAACACGATTTACAGCATGAG ATCCTCAGCATTACCCACGACCCCAGTGAGGAGTGGTTGTTAGTGGGCCTGAGAATGAGTGACATCGTAATCCTGCACACACACCGAAGGGAGAAGTTTAAGGCTGTCCTGCAGAAATATGTCTACCACCACAATCTCAAGTTTGCCTCCTGTG GGAGCTATTTTGTGGCCACACTGGATGAGTCGATCCACTGCTTAGCTGCACCTTCTCTACAAAGATTGTTTCAG GTAGAGGAGTCTACAGACATCCTATGTTGTGATGTGTCTTCCGACAACCAGTACCTGGTCACGGGCTCCAGGAACAGTGCCACTGTTTACCAGCTCTTGTATTGA